Genomic segment of Zootoca vivipara chromosome 4, rZooViv1.1, whole genome shotgun sequence:
AGCGACCCAGGGCCAGATCTCTGCGGCaacttattttaaagttttagtaCCTTTaagtttactgtatttttaaacattaatttttATCGTTGTATaaagttttatatgtatgttttgtccttTGGGATTGTTCCCTCAAATGTGTTCTAAAAGCTGGTCTCTGActgtaataaattattcattcattcacatttaaagtacattgctTCTCCAGGGATTATAGGGAATTGCAGTTTACCCCATAGAGTAGggctaggcaacctaaggcccaggaaCTGGACGCGGCCcattcaccttctcaatccggcctgcggacggtccgggaatcagcatgtttatatatgagtacaatgtgtcctttaatttaaaatgcatctctgggtaacttgtggggcctgcctggtgtttttatatgagtagaatgtgtgcttttatttaaaatgcctatctgggttatttgtggtacataggaattcattcatttcgcCCCtcaaaaatatagttcggcccactacatggtctgagggatggtggactggcccacggctgaaaaaggttgctgacccctggcatagagctAAAATTTCCagtacccttaataaactacagtttccagtatTCGGGGGCGGGGGAGCTATGTGCTTCAGATGTGTAATGTGGATGTGTAAAACtgaaggaaaggtttttttttgtttttttaaggtaatAAAGTGTACAATGTTGAAATTGGAGAGAATTTAAAAAGTAATCAGGATCTGAGATGCGGATTTGCTGTTAAAAATCCCACCAGGCTAGCACAAGCTGCTTGCATAACCCCAAGAAGCCCTTTGAATCCTGGCCGTTGTCATCCCCAAGGCCAAATATTAGAAATATGTAGCCTTGGCATTAATTTGTTTACCTTTCTATTTGCTTCCCACATCATATTGGAGGACAAATACTGCAGCTTTTCCCTTTCTCGCAGGGAAAACGTCAAGCCTCTTTTCTGTCTTTGTGGAGTGGTCACCTCTAGTCTCTATTACAAACACCTTTCTTCATTGTATTCCTTACAATGGTTCTCTGAGGCATTCCACTTCAAACTCTTTGTTTTGAAAGTTCTTCACATCTCTGCTCCATCTGTACCACATCTCCCCTTTCAGCCTTTCATACTTTTCTTATTCTACTCCAAAACTATTGCGTTTGGCCGGCTTTTTTGTGAACAGTTCCAGCCCCACCATATACGATTCTCTACTGCTGTCAAAAAGAGAACAGTGCAACTACAGGCTTTAAatagtagcagcaacaacaaaaccacatgTATATTTCGATCACCCTTTGGTGATCCTTTGGATGGCTGCCATGTCTTCTTGTAATTGGCACACAAGCCAAAGACAATCAAAAAGCTGACTGCAGTCAAATATGGCACTTAACCAAATCACTTTCTTGTATAATCAAAGGCAACTGCAAATTGATAATTTTGACCACCCAGGTTGAACAGGACATAGGCTTTTCTATAGTTTATAAGAAGGGCTACAGtcgtatttcccccccccccccaaccaggcattctttaatttctatattattctataaaatatttgtttcttttttaaaaaaaatgttgcctcATTTTCTTCAGAAACCTAATTTGTATTTTAGTTGTAGCTATGGTAACAGAAACAGtagaaaatataataaaagaaaacatatgCTGCCtcataaatgaaaattaaataatTTGTTATAAAATGTAGCTGAAATACAAAGCCGCTCACTACAATAAAACTCCCTGCTAAAAGCAGACTTCTTGGATATAAATATTACGGAAAGTTAATTGTatggaaaaatatatttttttttattaaacctttattagatattaaaattacaaaagaaaataccaagacaagaaagcaaatgaaaaattAGCAACcaaaaaatacaaagaatacaTGAAACAAATACAGATTGCTTAACAATTCAAAAATTAAAACCTTATTAAATAAGCTTCCCAGCCTCAGAATCCCCAGACTGATTCCTTACAATCCTATATCAAAATACAGAGCTATGAAAAGAActagaaaaaggaaatggataaACAGAACAGCGGGAACGAAACATCCAAGGTAAgtcaatgggggggaggggaaaagatgagaaagggtgtgaagggagggaaaaagTAGAAAGAGATAGGCGAAAGGTAAGTAAAGCTAAAAGGGATAGTCAAGAGGGATAGGTGAAATTccgacttccaaacacttatagTCGGTTCCCTTACATAATTAAGTTCTACTAGGCTACTCCTTATCTTTGatcttaaaatacatttattccctttccaacttcttatttcttattgtcTTGTGCTTCTTAGTCTAAACAAATCACCATCTTAGTGCTTATCCGTTGTTTATAGAAGTAAtcctccacatatttccattcttctttaattttttgttttggtattcctCTAATCAAGGCGGTTAATTTAGCTAGGGTCATATATTCGGttaattttatataccactcctGAATTGTTGGGATCTTATcgcctttccaattttgggcgatcagcgCCCTGGCTGCCGCGCAAGCATAGAGTAATATATTCTTCCTATCTTTTGGTATGTCCCCAGGTATTATGCTCAACAGCAGGATCTCCGGCTTTTTTTCAAAGGTAAGtttgagcatttttttcaattcttcgTATATATTTGACCAGTAGATGCTAATCTTGCAACACCTCCACCAACAGTGAAAAAAATCTCCCAATTTTTCCTTACACTTCCAGCAATTATTTTGATCGTTCctataaattttagctaatttgGCTGGGGTCAGGTGCCATCTGTATACCACCTTCCATAAATTTTCTCTTATCGCCATGCACGCTGAGAAATTTATATCCTCATTCCAGAGTTTCTCCCACTGCTCAACAAAGATTACCCTTCCTATATCTTGAGACCATTTTATCATTGTGTGTttaaccatctcatccttcatTTCCCACTCAAGTAAAAATTTATACAATTTGGCCAATGGCTTTTCCCAATTTTCTAATAACAATTCCTGCAATTtcgaccttttatcctcaaaacctactaTTTTATGTTCCCTAAATATTGATTGCACTTGAATATAATGGTACCAACTTTGGCAATATTGTTCAACCTCAGTATAAGATTTAAGCTCGTACTGGTTATTAATTTTCCTAATCAAATCTTTGTATGTAGGCCAAATACCTCCTTTGGGTTCTTTACTTGTCGATGACATTTCTAAAGGTGAGATCCACCAGGGAACTTTTGGTTCTAACAAACTCCTAAACTCGTTCCATATATCAAATAAGGGTTTTTTAAACACGTGATTGGTAAATGATgaatgttctccctttttttcttttattagatGTGCATGCCAACCTCCAATATTTTTGAATCCTTCCAATTTGAGTAACTCCGAATCCTCCAGCAAGAACCATTCCCTCATCCAGCACAAGCAGGAGGCCGCATAATACAGTTTCAAGTTCGGGACCCcccaacctcctctctcttttgcatcagTCAATATCCTAAACTGTACCCGCGCTTTCCttccttgccaaataaagttgcttatgtctCTCTTCCAATTCtcgaatgtttcttttttgagttttattggtaacatttgaaataaaaatattaattttggcaacaccatcattttaattgcggcaatcctgccTGCAAACGTTAGCTTTAATCCGTTCCACTTCACCAGATCCTCCTTTATTGTTTTCCAAATTTTACCATAATTATTCTCAAAAAGTTCCACATTATTATTGGATATAgtaattcctaaatatttgatttttttcactATTCCCCACTCACTAATCAAAtatatttccttttcctcctccttccttatatttttaatcatcaatTTGGTTTTCTGATTATTGACTTTTAATCCGGCTACCTCCCCATAATCtaataacttttgttttaatttaggtATGGTTTCCACTGGGTcctccaacattattattaaatcatcagcaaatgctcgcagtttaaactcacttttcccgACCGATATCCCCTTAAGATCTTTATCCATTAGCAGATCATTTATCAAAAAATTCAATGCCCATATGAACAGCAGCGGGGACAGAGGACATCCCTGCCTCGTCCCCTTAGATATTTCAAATCCTTTAGTTATCTCTCCATTGATGATCAGCCTTGCCGTTTGTTTGCTATATATAGCATTTAttccctccatgaatctgcccgtGATTCCTAATTTCTTTAACGTCCCCTTCATAAATTCCCATACcaaattatcaaatgccttttcggcgtccagAAATATAAAAACTGCTTTTTTACTAGGGTTCCAATTTAGGTATTCAAATACGTCTAACAAAATTCTGATGTTACTGGACATTTTTCTTCGGGGTAAAAAGCCTTGTTGCTCTTTGCCTATAACTCTATTCAAAACATGCTTTATCCTATTAGCTAAAATCCCCGCATACAATTTATAATCGGTATTCAGCAGAGAAATAGGCCTATAATTCCCTATTTCCTCTTTTTTATCTTTATCCTTCGGTACCAGGGTGATAAACGTATCTTGCCAAGACTTTGGGAACATTCCCCCTTCTGAGATCTTATTCACCATTCCTTTGTACACAtctcttaattcattccggaataCTTTGTAATGTTTCCCCGTCAGGCCATCTGTACCCGGCGATTTCCCCAATTtaagtttgtttatttcttcatCTATTTCTTGCCCTGAAATTGGATCGTTTAATTTCTTAAGCTCTTCTGGACTAATTCTAATTCCCTTAAATTTGTCTAAATATTtctctaatttctttttattaacattttccccTTTGTACAATTTGCTATAATATTTCACAAAGCAGTCTTGGATTTCCTCCGAGTCGGTCTtaatccttcccccctcctttattgctattatttgttGCTGGCTCTGTCTCTTCCTTAGCTGCCAGGCTAAGAGCTTACCCGATCTATTTCCTAATTCAAAGGTTCTTTGCTTTGCCCATATAatcctattttctatttcttcatCCATTAATTGTTTCAAATTAGTTTGTAAAATTTTTACCTGCGTTTTAATAATGATATCTTTTGGATTTTCCCCCAAttctttctcctttatttctATCTCTTTTTCCAATTTCTCTAATTTCTCTCGCTTATCCCTCTTGTATCTGCTTTTTTGCTGTATGTACAACCCTCGAATAAacgctttgctggcatcccataccgATGTTATATCAACCTCTGGCGTCATATTGATTTGGAAAAATTCCTTAACCAGCTCTCTCAATTTTTGGACAAAGGCCTCATCATTCAACATCCTCTCATCCATTCTCCATCTTTTAAAGCTTTTCCTACTCTCCTTGATCTTTAGCATTACCGGGTTATGGTCGGTTATTGATTTTGCCATGATTTCAGATTTCCTAACCAATGTTGCTAGGCCAGTGGAGACCAACATTATATCTATTCTGGAAGCCGACTTCCTAGCCTCGGAGTAATATGTATATTTCCTCTCCTTTGGGTATTTAAACCTCCAAATATCTTTTAATTCATAATTATCAATTATTTGGAAGAAGGTCTTTGGCAGTTTACCCCCCTTTTTGGAGTCGCTCGATCTATCCATATTGGGCAGCATGACACCATTAAAGTCCCCAGCCAATATTACTTCATCTCCATCAATTACCTCATTTAACATTTGTTCAATTTTTTGGAAGAAGCTCGATTTGCATCCGTTTGGTGCATATATATTTATCACCATTACCTTCCCTTTGGGTGTGTAGATTCTTACCCCTACCACCCTCCCTTCTTCATCCTGGAAtaccttttctgattttaaattccCCTTTACATACGTaactactcctctttttttttccttttatcagCCGAAATGTACTCTATTCCCAATCGTTCGTTCCTTAAGACCCTTTCATGCTTTTCCATAACGTGCGTTTCCTGCAAACATATCACATTCCAACTCCCTTTTTTTAATACATGCTCCACcctatttcttttcctcttggAGTTTAACCCATTTATATTCCATGACACGACATTTATTTCCATGATTAGAGTtagaattattaatattatttttatcctCTTAATGATTTTCTCAacaaattatcttttttttttcttgatttaatCAGATTTTATTATCTCAATAACGAAATTAAGGAAAATATCTGTGAGGACTTAAAACCCCTCAATACCTATATTCCCCTCTTTACTGCCCCCTTAAGCACACAGTGCTTTCAAATAACGTCCGTTCTTAGTGGCCTATTTCTGTTtcgttttcttctgcttcttcccctcctcccagcaATTCCTTTCCTGATCTTTCTAGGAAATTTTCTGCGTCTTCTATACTCTTTAttgtctttcttctttccttaaaagtaaaagTGAGGCCCTCGGGAAATTCCCACACATACCAAATCCCCTTCGCTGATAGGGCATCCGTCAGTCTTTTATATTTCAGTCTTTTTACTCTGAACCTCTTTGGAACCTCTTTAAAGATGGCAATTGATTTGCCCTCTATCACCAAGGGTTCCTGCTTCTTCCTTTGTAAAATTTTGTCCTTTAGCAGTCCGGAATTTAGGAAAATCAAACAATCTCCAGGTCCCTTAAACTTCTTGGATCGGTCGCCCCTTATACGATATATTTTATCGACGTCCATCATCAGATCTTCTTCTTTGACACCGAGCCAGTTCGCAAGTTCCTTAAACAGTTTCTCCTCAATCCTTTCACCCTGCCTCTCTGGTACGCCCCTTAATCTGAGAATTAGTTCCTTCTGTCTCATCTCTATTAGGGCCAGCTGGTCCGCCAAATCTTCCTGCGTCTTTAACAATTCTCTTCTTTCCTTATCATTTCGTTCTTGTATCCTTTTCAAATCTCTGCTCTCTGATGTCAGTTTGCTGATGTTATCTTCCTGGTTGTTGACTTTGATATTCAGTTCTTTCACcgctttttccatttccttatttttaCCGAAAAGTTCCTTAATTTGTCCAGTCAATTCTGAAATTACTTTGGAATTATTTTCTAATTTACTCTCCACAGAATCTAATTTATCGCTTAGGGTCTTATTCATTTCAACAATTAAAGtcttattcatttcagtaatcAACTCCTTGACATCCCCTAATGGGTCATTATCACCTGTGAGAGATTGGCGTTTCCCCGTCGccgttgctgctctggttttagaTCCCATGTTCTTAcgtcttttttctctctttatttttccAAAACAGGTAACCTCTAGGTCCTCcagttcttcttttttctcttctaatAAAGCCCCACTTCTTCCTTAGTGGGAATCTCCCCAAAACGGGCTCTAATATATCATTATTTCCAAATTAGGAATTAAGCATAGAATTTCCCAATTTCAGATTACTACCTCACGCTGGGAGGTCCGGGACTCAATTTCTTCCCCAGGGAAGGTGACAGAGTCAAAGTCTTACAGGGGGATGAGAAGATTGGAGAAGGTAAACGTAAAAAGAGTGAAAAAAGTGGAGAACAGGGGCGTCATTACAATATCCGTCCACCAGGTGTCGCTCCTACCAAGGCCGCTAAATTCTTTCGTTTCCTTAAAGAAGACGGAAGCTTGTCCAGGCAGTTTAGCGGAGGCAGACGATCGCCATTTTCTTTAAATTCCTTCAAAACGccccttctctttttcctctccttctccttcctctttaccGCCTCTCACTCCCCCTCTCCACAAGGATGTTATCTATCTTTTTCCTCCGTTTTCTTCCCCCCTTTCTAGGGTTTCTGGGGTTTCGGTTCCAACCACAAATCACGGTCTAAACTTATTCCTCTCGTCCCGTCTTACAGTCTCACACActtcgttttcttttttttaaaaaaggcaccaTTTGATGCAAGCTCAAGATGTGATACTTTCTTTCCAGCCCCTCTTAGTTCACAAGCAATTGTTTCCGCCACTCTCCCCGCCGACGATACAGTGTTTCTCCGACTTTCCTTTCTCTTCGCCCCCTCCCGGCGCTTTCTCCAGCCGATCTTATAAACAACGATCTTATAAACAGCGCTTTCAAAGCCACTAAATCCCAAATCTCTGTTCCtcacaagggagggggggagtcccTTTCAAAATTCTCCACGTCGGTGAGCTACCGGCGCTTACCGGGCAAGTCTGTCGTGTTGCGTCTCGATAATGGCGTCCGTGGTTAGAAGCTGGACTCCTCTCCGCCGCCTCCACAAAAAGTGCTGGCCGCGGAGTTCCGTCCCTCTTGCCGCTTTTCGAATATTCCCAACGAAAACCCCGTATTTTCGCCGTTCCAGGGGTGGCTTTGACGCTAAGCCGCCCCTCTTTAAACGCCACTATCCTTTAAATTGAGCTCCGTGAACGCGGAGCTCCAAGTTTTCGTGACTCACTCTCAGGGCGCCTCACCGGAAGTCCAATTGTATGGAAAAATATACAGTAGTACATAACCATTATATTTTTAGAAAGTGCAACTTATTCATCATCATCCCCCAAAACCCACAGATTTATAAATCATACTCTCTAAGCAAAGGCACCCCATGCaatagagggtgggtgggggaataccCCTCTCAGATTTTTCTCTGCCACGATGAATGGCTCAAATTTGACAATAAAATGACCACTATGTTACATTGATGGCCTGTTTCATCAATGCTTTGGTCCAAGTCCCAATAAGGTATAAAGGTGTGGGGTTAGTGCCTGTGCCTCTGCCCCCAGGTGCACATGCAGGCAATATAACAGGCCATGATGGATAATGGGAGGTTTGTGTGGCCCTCCCAAATCCCAACCCAGATCTTCTGTTTGGTGCAAGCATGAGTAGCTTCCATTgcacagagagggagggtggGCTGGGCAGACATATGGGAAGCATACACAAACCTCCCGCTCCCATCATTGCCCATTCCTAGCGCTGGGTAAGGAAGGGGATACTGTGCTCTGTTGAGTGGGGATGCTGACTTGAACTGCATCTTCTGGACTAATGCTTGGATCCAAACATAATTATTTGTCAGATTTGACActattttacaatgcagttttcaGGTCAACATTTAAGAATTCATATTTTAGGATCAATTACGTTTAGAAATAACATGCCATTAAGGTATGTATACTgtgataaaatatgcatttctttaaaatacagtgaaCTATGTGGAACTTACTACAGTTGTCACTTAGCCATAACATGACACCTGTTGACTGAACTTTATTTTTACATGAAGTTTTGTGCTCTTAAAAAAAAGCCAAAGCAGCTTATAATTAAACACATTCACTGTTCAGATATATTTCCTGTCaaactatataaaataaatattggcaTCCACCTGGCATTACAATTCTGAAGCAGAATGAGGTGAAAAAATATGGATACCGCTTTGAATATTCCCACACATCCAAAACTCCCTGAAAACAGAAGAGTGGGGATAATGTGAGTATGTTAGAGAGAAAGACTGACTTAGCCTATTCTGCTTGTTTTCAACTGCAGGGACTTTATCACATAAAGGAAAATTGAAAAATGGCATCCCATCGCTGGTGGTTAATACTGGTATAGCCCACTCTATTGTTTCAGCATCCTGACACCCCTGATACCTCTATTCCACTTACCTTTCCTTCTGCAGAATGTTCTTTGGTGTCATAAAACAAGTCTTGCCTTGCCTTATACTGAAGCAGTTAGAGCTGTTCCATAGATTCAGGCAATCCTGGGATTGTTTGGCCACAGATAAAAGTATCATCAGATAACCTGCCCTTGAAAATACATTaaaccagaggtggggaatctatgGCCCCCTGGGTGTTATTGGatttcaactctcatcagccccaacctgcATGATTAAGAGtaatgaatgatgggagttgtagtccaacaacatctggagggccacagattccttatGCCTGCCCTGCCTTAAACATAAAACTGAAACAGACAATATATCCACTAGCTTTTAAAGAGGGTAAATTGTGGATATGTGCTAAACTGGACTGCACTCCTTTAAAGATGATACATCATTCTATTTTTATAACAAAAGGGGCTCACTCTGAAACAACAGAGAACCATGCTCAATAGTGTGCCCCAGCTGCTTTGCACTGTTCCAGTGATTCAAATTATCTATAAAACTATTTATGTAGCTACTCTAAAAGTGTTTATGACTGATCTGTGTCACTAGAGCAAGCAACTAATGGTTACTAAGCCACACTAGCAAAATTGACCCAATATTTTTAACCAAATAGCAGCATTTATGAatgcaaggagagaggggaatTCAAAGCAACCCGCATAGACTTGAGTTTTAATGGGAACTAACTCTTGATCAAATAACTCAGTTCACAGGACTGCAGCTATACTGAAAGAAGTGAAGTTTGAACTGGTGAAGTAGATGGATCACTTCATTCTATGCTCCTGAATacttttagaaatgcattttgGGCTTCTTATTCAAATGCATTTGTAACTGAGCTTCCAACATAAGATTAGAATATCAGAATTGGGAGATACCTGAAATGTCATCTACTTCAATCTCTTGCTGATGCCAAAACACACTACTATAGCAACCCTGATATGCGACCATCCAAGGACCTATCTAATGAATGGGAACCCCACACATTCTGAGTAGTCTGTTCCACAGTTAAGCAGCTTATGCCACCAGGAAATTCTTTCTAATGTTAGAACAACAGAAAACAGATTTCTTCAAACTTCTAAAATATCTAAAGAGAAATACCATATTGCCGCTtaaccaacatttctccaggctaaacatgtgcCAACGTCTTCAGTTTTTCCTCAGTGGCCTTTGTTTCCCAGCTGTTCATGAtatttgttgccctcttctggagacATTTCAatttatcagtatccttcttaaactgcatTGGCCAGAACATGGTACTTAAATGACTAAAGCAGAAAAGTGTAGCATGTTGATGCAGTATGCAATCTACAATTGCAAGTCTTATTAACTGTTGCATCACATTCTTGACTCTTGTTTAGCTTCTGCTGTACTAAAACCCCTGAATCCTTTTCGTATGCACAGGCGTCACCTGCCTTGTATTTGTGCAACTGATTCTTCCTACCTAAATGCAGAACCTCACTTTTAtctctgttgaaattcattttgttagttttggtccAATTCCCCATCCTATCAAGTTCATGCTGAATCCTGTTTCTGTCTTCTAAGGTATTAGCTAGCCCACGTTATTTGCTGTCATCTTCAAATTTTAGGAACACCCACTCTACCCTTTCATCTAACTCCTTTGTACAGATGTTGAACAATCCCAAGCCAAgggcagaaccctgcagcactcTACTTGTCACTTTTCACCAGGCTATCGATGAGCATTTTGTGTACCGTCTATCAGGTAGCTATAACCCACCTAACAGTAGCATTGCCTAGCCTACATTTTGCAGCTTGGCaagaagaatatcatgggggcTTGTAAACAGCTTGGCTGAAGCCTGTTTCAAATGAGAACATTGGATTCTAGATTAGCCTATGGATAAGTGAATGCTGATGTGTATAAATTCACATTGCTTAGTGCTATCACTGTTCACTAGCAAACATGTTTGAGCATGCACAATACAGACAATATTGAGAGTATCAAGTTTACA
This window contains:
- the LOC118084639 gene encoding uncharacterized protein LOC118084639, with product MGSKTRAATATGKRQSLTGDNDPLGDVKELITEMNKTLIVEMNKTLSDKLDSVESKLENNSKVISELTGQIKELFGKNKEMEKAVKELNIKVNNQEDNISKLTSESRDLKRIQERNDKERRELLKTQEDLADQLALIEMRQKELILRLRGVPERQGERIEEKLFKELANWLGVKEEDLMMDVDKIYRIRGDRSKKFKGPGDCLIFLNSGLLKDKILQRKKQEPLVIEGKSIAIFKEVPKRFRVKRLKYKRLTDALSAKGIWYVWEFPEGLTFTFKERRKTIKSIEDAENFLERSGKELLGGGEEAEENETEIGH